One Bacteroidota bacterium genomic window carries:
- a CDS encoding DUF5011 domain-containing protein: MKKVKILSIIALAGVLFAVSCKKEDTTAPVITLKGDASVNHVLNTTYTDAGATASDDEDGDISTLIEVTGSVNKDLAGTYTLTYKATDQAGNTAEETRTVIVYNEANTYAGNYSVVDVAPYPAGTSTNYSEVISASSTQNRVVSCTKFGNYVNGTASFMINANGTISVSTQTVVCGNPSASRQFSDANVPTTSTVTTGSSIVLTIDYREVVGSSNIVARGTYTKN, encoded by the coding sequence ATGAAAAAAGTAAAAATCCTTTCTATTATTGCATTAGCAGGCGTATTGTTTGCAGTTTCTTGTAAAAAAGAGGACACAACAGCTCCGGTAATTACCCTTAAAGGTGATGCAAGCGTTAACCACGTTTTAAATACTACCTACACCGATGCAGGAGCAACTGCCAGCGATGACGAAGATGGAGATATCTCTACGCTTATTGAAGTTACAGGAAGTGTAAACAAAGATTTGGCAGGAACATACACATTGACATACAAAGCTACTGACCAAGCAGGAAATACGGCTGAAGAAACAAGAACTGTTATTGTTTATAATGAGGCGAATACATACGCAGGTAATTATAGTGTAGTTGACGTTGCTCCTTATCCAGCAGGTACTTCAACAAATTACTCTGAAGTAATTTCCGCTTCAAGCACTCAAAATCGTGTTGTTTCTTGTACAAAATTTGGTAATTATGTAAACGGAACCGCAAGTTTCATGATTAATGCTAACGGAACGATATCTGTTTCTACTCAAACTGTAGTTTGTGGTAACCCATCTGCATCAAGACAATTTAGTGATGCAAATGTTCCTACAACAAGTACTGTAACAACTGGTTCTTCTATTGTATTGACAATTGATTATAGAGAAGTAGTTGGTTCATCTAACATTGTAGCTAGAGGTACTTATACTAAAAACTAA